The following are encoded in a window of Methylocystis rosea genomic DNA:
- a CDS encoding AAA family ATPase has product MKLVSFQIKNYKVIDDTGPVKVDELVTALVGKNESGKSSVMKAMWKSRNVADAKFDKLYDYPRDRYSRERKETQEVTLLVFDLTPEEADALVAHLPGSPPQKPTQITYATSYDGEDQVRHEIAFDKDVKTSASAAEILSMIEAIASSATNIDVDGAPALQTALNSAIERIKVDTPLWQPESVKAIEAFSGALTAWLGIDAARQSIAIGEREQLQRLLTEAKQGDPLVAARAWAEQNLPIFIYFDDYGQLETRIHLPLYLQRKDSPDPKIRTQTALFEWSGIDPKEILELGRARQSGETDDEVHRRHEKRRALLDSSSFSLTGDWIEWWSEKRHKMHFDADGEDLVLRVSDQHNEFPVPFEERSHGLQWFFSFYLVFLVESRKAHMGAVLLLDEPGLHLHPTLQARLIALFERICKANQLIYSTHLPFLVDGGHLERVRTVHLYGPEPQKTMISNDVRPTGDRDTLVPLQAAIGYSIAQTLFLGKRSVIVEGITDYWIIKALNDCLSRKDTPPPLHRDTVLIPAGGTSRLMPLASIMMASAGVNEGHLLVLLDSDKEGEQAAKRMNEVFSGESPVLMLGSAIGLTEATIEDLVPRDVYLAAIEHAGYSVSLNTCEKAAATNVKAMERAFERMSQGKFGMAEKAAAALVLINSWGADPSAINDPIKEKAYALFEAINRHFDVLS; this is encoded by the coding sequence ATGAAACTAGTCAGTTTCCAGATCAAGAATTACAAAGTCATCGACGATACCGGACCAGTTAAAGTAGACGAGCTCGTAACTGCGCTTGTTGGCAAGAACGAAAGCGGCAAATCGTCCGTCATGAAGGCCATGTGGAAGAGTCGCAACGTGGCGGACGCCAAATTTGATAAACTCTACGACTACCCACGTGATCGCTATTCTCGAGAACGCAAGGAAACCCAGGAGGTCACACTACTTGTTTTTGATTTGACTCCCGAGGAAGCAGATGCGCTCGTCGCACACCTTCCTGGTTCCCCTCCCCAGAAGCCGACACAAATAACTTATGCGACCTCTTATGATGGCGAAGACCAAGTTCGTCACGAGATCGCGTTCGACAAGGACGTAAAGACTAGCGCCTCCGCCGCAGAAATCCTCTCTATGATCGAGGCCATTGCCAGTTCAGCCACCAATATCGATGTCGATGGCGCTCCAGCACTACAAACCGCGCTGAATTCCGCCATCGAGCGGATCAAAGTCGACACGCCATTGTGGCAGCCGGAAAGCGTCAAAGCGATTGAGGCATTCAGTGGAGCTCTAACCGCTTGGCTTGGTATTGACGCCGCGCGGCAGTCCATAGCGATTGGGGAGCGTGAACAACTGCAGCGCCTGCTCACCGAGGCTAAGCAAGGCGATCCTTTAGTAGCTGCGCGCGCCTGGGCCGAGCAAAACTTACCCATCTTTATCTATTTTGATGATTACGGTCAGCTCGAAACGCGCATTCACTTGCCGCTGTATTTACAGCGCAAAGATTCGCCAGACCCGAAAATCCGCACGCAAACTGCGTTGTTCGAGTGGAGCGGGATTGATCCCAAAGAAATCCTTGAACTGGGCCGCGCGCGCCAGAGCGGTGAAACGGACGACGAGGTTCACCGGCGTCACGAAAAACGCCGCGCACTCTTGGATTCCTCGTCATTTTCGCTGACCGGGGACTGGATCGAGTGGTGGAGCGAGAAGCGTCACAAGATGCATTTCGACGCCGACGGAGAAGACCTAGTGCTTCGAGTGTCGGACCAGCACAACGAATTTCCAGTGCCTTTTGAGGAGCGCAGCCATGGTCTGCAGTGGTTTTTTTCGTTCTATCTAGTATTTCTTGTCGAATCTCGTAAGGCGCATATGGGGGCTGTCCTGCTGCTCGATGAGCCGGGGTTACATCTTCACCCGACCCTACAGGCAAGGCTAATTGCCCTGTTCGAACGCATTTGTAAGGCTAACCAACTGATCTACAGTACGCATCTGCCGTTTCTCGTAGACGGTGGTCACCTTGAACGGGTGCGCACCGTTCATTTGTACGGTCCCGAGCCGCAAAAAACGATGATCTCTAACGACGTGCGGCCAACTGGTGACCGGGACACATTGGTCCCGCTACAGGCCGCCATAGGCTATTCGATCGCGCAGACACTATTTCTCGGCAAACGATCAGTCATCGTCGAGGGCATCACCGATTACTGGATCATTAAGGCGCTCAACGATTGTCTATCCCGAAAGGATACTCCTCCACCGTTGCATCGGGATACCGTGCTAATTCCAGCGGGAGGCACGTCACGCCTCATGCCGCTCGCTTCGATAATGATGGCATCTGCGGGAGTGAACGAGGGCCATCTCTTGGTGCTGCTCGACAGCGACAAGGAAGGAGAACAGGCAGCGAAACGGATGAATGAGGTTTTCAGCGGAGAGTCGCCGGTGCTCATGCTCGGGTCCGCGATTGGCCTGACAGAAGCAACGATTGAAGACCTCGTTCCTCGCGACGTTTATCTGGCTGCCATCGAGCACGCCGGTTACAGCGTAAGCTTGAACACCTGTGAAAAAGCCGCCGCCACAAACGTCAAAGCCATGGAACGTGCATTTGAACGCATGAGCCAGGGAAAATTCGGCATGGCAGAGAAAGCGGCGGCTGCCCTTGTGCTGATTAATTCCTGGGGTGCTGATCCATCAGCAATTAATGATCCGATTAAAGAGAAAGCCTATGCGCTATTCGAGGCGATCAACCGGCATTTCGACGTGTTGTCATGA